From the Cryptomeria japonica chromosome 2, Sugi_1.0, whole genome shotgun sequence genome, one window contains:
- the LOC131078701 gene encoding transcription factor bHLH101-like, with protein sequence MCALREILCFPNYSEIIQQEVVELDELFVCSNEESTDFKEKNLSIPAVVCGVLEYIPWLQKRVEILVRKRDELLSIRQISQRSNDGLRNEANFEQHLEQNYGVLFDVRVNMSAMARAEEVVITVESPPFVFSDLLVLLMKDNLNVLNASMFVSDGIVLHTIHLKVMKSSSLQLGAVRSKILVVCHKSLQGRVLQQCKAHITI encoded by the exons ATGTGTGCTCTGCGTGAAATTCTCTGCTTTCCCAATTACTCTGAAATCATCCAACAGGAAGTTGTTGAATTAGATGAATTGTTCGTGTGTTCAAATGAGGAGAGCACAGATTTTAAGGAG aagaatttgagcattcctgCTGTTGTATGTGGAGTTCTGGAATATATTCCCTGGTTGCAGAAGCGAGTTGAGATTCTTGTCCGGAAAAGAGATGAACTTTTATCCATCAGACAAATTTCCCAAAGATCAAATGATGGGCTGCGGAATGAGGCAAATTTTGAACAGCATTTGGAGCAAAACTATGGAGTTTTATTTGATGTGAGAGTAAATATGAGTGCAATGGCGAGGGCAGAAGAGGTGGTGATTACAGTAGAATCTCCGCCATTTGTGTTTTCTGATTTATTGGTGTTGCTCATGAAAGATAATTTGAATGTGTTGAACGCTTCTATGTTCGTCTCCGATGGCATAGTCTTGCACACCATTCATCTTAAG GTGATGAAAAGTTCAAGTTTGCAGTTGGGTGCTGTTCGGTCCAAGATCTTGGTTGTATGCCACAAATCCCTGCAAGGCCGTGTTTTACAGCAATGCAAAGCCCATATTACCATCTAA
- the LOC131078674 gene encoding G-type lectin S-receptor-like serine/threonine-protein kinase At5g35370: MDFQNTEVKLSVFVLLVFVLIVIYPDGCVARFYVDFIQADFSATELNHVDDGGIFLASQNGTFNLQLDNPENGPDFYVCVVHSQSNVVVWTANRAAPISNSDQFILTQAGASIKTTQGRILWSAKGKNVGNLQLRDDGNLVMRDLSNGSVWESFDHPTDTLLPGQRLVLGSNLISNAAEDDFSVGNYEVLLTENDLLLRWRVQGFDQETYWSMAGDSSVIKLRSSAAFTLAYAALEQSGLNLYANSSSSSSASSSMVLQIPISSNTALTRAVIEPSGNFEVLSFISGRWLSEMEAVEEKCLLPATCGPLGICLGLSNSQRYQCSCPAGFQMVNQSDPSQGCKGPQSPNCSSNYGDLLVGNSIDFIKLGGGLDYFALKFETPIKASAIQDCQQICLKNCSCTAFFFDNASVSCYFNGPVGTIRSTSKGSQDAYFKVISGNTSGEKQSTAQLLPIMLGVAAAIFISFACVALIVLRYRKRISHPPLKKAATPDCDNEDENLLLSIPGLPTRFNYAELQSATDNFKYKIGSGGFGTVYQGTLLDNTRVAVKKLQSLLGQGKKEFYSEIATIGSIHHVNLVKLRGFCAEGSNRLLVYEYMNRGSLDRSLFGGPVLEWQERYEIALATARGLSYLHHGCREKIIHCDIKPENILLDDKLETKVSDFGLAKLLSREESQAFTTMRGTRGYLAPEWLTNSAISDKTDVYSYGMLVLEIVGGRKNSLTPESGAQAQDTFNYFPTHALRLCEERRFSEVADPRLEGRFQVDQVEKLVKIALCCVHEDSNLRPTMSKVVHMLEGNVEVDDPQVDSLMFLKIYARTLNNSPMEKTPMLSTTRTVNKYSPMTSYANNSMISSVQVSGPR; this comes from the coding sequence ATGGATTTCCAGAACACAGAGGTGAAGCTGAGTGTGTTTGTTCTTCTGGTTTTTGTGTTAATTGTAATATATCCAGATGGATGTGTTGCCAGATTTTATGTGGATTTCATTCAAGCAGATTTCTCGGCAACTGAGTTGAATCATGTGGACGATGGAGGGATTTTTCTGGCCTCCCAGAATGGAACTTTCAATTTGCAGCTGGACAATCCGGAGAACGGACCTGATTTCTATGTGTGCGTGGTGCATTCACAATCCAATGTTGTGGTTTGGACGGCCAATCGTGCGGCACCCATTTCGAATTCGGACCAGTTCATTCTCACGCAGGCAGGTGCTAGCATCAAGACGACCCAGGGTCGAATCCTGTGGTCTGCCAAGGGCAAAAATGTCGGGAATCTGCAGCTCAGGGACGATGGCAATCTGGTAATGCGGGATTTATCGAACGGATCGGTGTGGGAGAGCTTCGATCACCCGACCGATACGCTTCTTCCTGGGCAGCGGCTGGTGCTGGGGTCGAATCTCATAAGCAATGCGGCGGAGGATGACTTTTCTGTGGGAAATTACGAAGTTTTGCTCACAGAGAATGATCTTCTCCTGCGCTGGCGTGTTCAGGGATTCGATCAAGAGACCTATTGGAGCATGGCGGGGGACTCCAGTGTGATTAAATTGCGGTCCAGTGCTGCTTTTACCCTAGCTTATGCTGCTCTGGAGCAATCAGGACTGAACCTTTACGCAAATTCCTCGtcttcttcttctgcttcttctTCCATGGTTTTGCAGATCCCTATTTCGAGTAATACGGCTCTGACAAGGGCAGTGATCGAACCCTCGGGGAATTTCGAGGTCCTGAGCTTCATAAGCGGGAGATGGTTGTCTGAAATGGAGGCGGTGGAAGAGAAGTGCCTCTTGCCGGCCACCTGCGGCCCGCTCGGGATCTGCCTAGGGTTAAGTAATTCTCAGAGATATCAGTGCTCCTGCCCTGCGGGTTTCCAGATGGTAAACCAGTCGGATCCCTCTCAGGGCTGCAAAGGTCCTCAATCTCCAAATTGCAGTTCCAATTACGGCGATCTGCTAGTGGGAAACTCTATTGATTTCATCAAATTGGGAGGCGGGCTGGACTACTTTGCCCTAAAATTTGAAACCCCAATTAAAGCATCCGCCATTCAAGACTGCCAACAGATTTGCCTCAAAAACTGCTCCTGCACTGCGTTTTTCTTCGACAACGCCTCGGTTTCCTGCTACTTTAACGGACCAGTCGGAACAATCAGAAGCACCAGCAAGGGTTCCCAAGATGCTTATTTCAAAGTCATCAGTGGAAATACAAGCGGAGAAAAGCAGAGTACAGCTCAATTGCTTCCCATAATGTTAGGAGTAGCAGCGGCCATCTTCATCTCCTTCGCGTGTGTCGCGCTGATTGTACTCCGGTACAGGAAAAGAATAAGTCATCCGCCATTAAAAAAGGCAGCGACTCCGGATTGCGACAATGAAGACGAGAACCTCCTGCTTTCGATTCCCGGGCTCCCCACGCGCTTCAACTACGCTGAGCTCCAGTCGGCCACCGACAATTTCAAGTACAAGATCGGATCCGGGGGTTTCGGCACAGTGTACCAGGGAACCCTACTAGACAACACCAGAGTCGCAGTGAAGAAGCTCCAGAGCCTCTTAGGACAGGGCAAAAAGGAATTTTACTCAGAAATTGCCACAATCGGCAGCATACACCATGTAAATCTCGTAAAGCTCCGCGGCTTCTGCGCCGAGGGTTCGAATCGCCTGCTGGTGTACGAATACATGAACAGAGGCTCCCTGGATCGATCTCTCTTCGGAGGCCCTGTTCTGGAATGGCAGGAGCGCTATGAAATTGCCCTAGCCACGGCCAGAGGACTCTCTTATCTCCACCATGGCTGCCGCGAAAAGATCATCCACTGTGACATTAAGCCCGAAAATATCCTTCTGGACGACAAATTGGAGACAAAAGTTTCGGATTTTGGACTGGCCAAGCTTCTGAGCAGAGAAGAATCGCAGGCTTTCACCACCATGCGTGGCACCCGCGGCTACCTTGCGCCCGAATGGCTCACCAATTCCGCCATTTCTGACAAAACTGATGTCTACAGCTACGGCATGTTGGTCCTGGAAATCGTCGGCGGGAGGAAAAACAGTTTGACTCCCGAATCTGGAGCTCAAGCGCAGGATACCTTCAATTATTTTCCAACTCACGCGCTTCGGCTCTGTGAAGAGCGGAGATTTTCCGAGGTGGCGGACCCGAGGTTGGAAGGAAGATTTCAGGTGGATCAAGTGGAGAAGCTGGTGAAAATCGCCCTGTGTTGCGTCCACGAGGATTCGAACCTGAGACCGACCATGAGCAAGGTTGTCCATATGCTTGAGGGAAATGTGGAGGTCGATGATCCGCAGGTGGATTCCTTGATGTTTTTGAAGATCTATGCCAGGACGCTTAATAACTCTCCCATGGAGAAAACTCCCATGCTCTCCACCACCAGAACTGTTAATAAATATTCGCCTATGACCAGTTATGCAAACAACTCGATGATATCTTCGGTTCAGGTCTCAGGACCTAGATGA